In Peromyscus maniculatus bairdii isolate BWxNUB_F1_BW_parent chromosome 9, HU_Pman_BW_mat_3.1, whole genome shotgun sequence, one genomic interval encodes:
- the Dok2 gene encoding docking protein 2 isoform X2, giving the protein MVRMEEVAVKQGFLHLQQQQTFGKKWRRFTAVLYGESGCALARLELQDGPEKTRRGEATRKVVRLSDCLRVAEAGSEASSPRDTSAFILETKERLYLLAAPSAERSDWIQAICLLAFPRKEPAGLEEKNDRPCMEENELYSSSTTGVTRKEYAVTMRPTEASERCRLRGSYTLRAGVSALELWGGPEPGTQLYDWPYRFLRRFGRDKVTFSFEAGRRCVSGEGSFEFETRQGNEIFQALEEAIAAQKNAAPSGPPTLPATGPMMATVLPRPESPYSRPHDSLPSPSPGTPVPGMRPGGPEGEYAVPFDTVALSLGKSFRGILKGPPRLLPDPLYDSIQEGPVAPPPDHIYDEPEGVAALSLYDRPRERQGETWREQATADGGPNPLQQDSSVPGWPQATEYDNVILKKGPNFIYSLLLTEKSLCDTQLNYAVASGQLRLPHARQYSPMEKERVTTLHFFEAYGQDERNK; this is encoded by the exons ATGGTCAGGATGGAGGAGGTGGCGGTGAAGCAAGGCTTTCTGCATCTTCAGCAGCAGCAGACCTTCGGCAAG AAGTGGCGCCGGTTCACAGCCGTGTTATATGGAGAGTCTGGCTGCGCCCTAGCCAGACTGGAGCTCCAGGATGGCCCAGAGAAGACCCGGCGAGGAGAGGCCACTCGGAAGGTTGTCCGCCTCAGCGACTGCTTGAGGGTGGCCGAGGCAGGCAGTGAGGCCAGCAGTCCCCGGGACACCAGTGCCTTCATCCTGGAGACCAAGGAGCGCCTGTACCTGCTGGCAGCCCCCTCAGCAGAGCGCAGTGACTGGATACAGGCCATCTGCCTGTTGGCTTTCCCG aggaaggagccCGCAGGACTGGAGGAAAAGAATGACAGGCCCTGCATGGAGGAGAATGAGTTGTATAGCAGCTCAACTACAG GGGTGACCCGTAAGGAATATGCTGTGACCATGCGGCCCACAGAAGCCAGTGAGCGTTGCCGGCTCCGAGGCTCCTACACTCTCAGGGCCGGGGTGAGTGCCCTGGAGCTGTGGGGTGGCCCTGAGCCAGGCACACAGCTTTATGACTGGCCCTACAGGTTTCTTCGGCGCTTTGGGCGTGACAAG GTGACGTTTTCCTTCGAGGCTGGCCGACGCTGCGTCTCCGGAGAAGGCAGCTTTGAGTTTGAAACGAGACAAGGCAATGAGATCTTCCAAGCCCTAGAAGAGGCCATTGCTGCCCAGAAGAATGCCGCCCCTTCTGGGCCTCCAACCCTGCCAGCCACAGGGCCCATGATGGCCACCGTGCTGCCTCGGCCCGAAAGCCCCTACTCCCGGCCCCACGACTctctgccctccccttcccccggCACACCGGTGCCCGGCATGAGGCCAGGGGGCCCCGAGGGGGAATATGCCGTACCCTTTGATACAGTGGCTCTCTCCCTGGGGAAGAGCTTCAGGGGCATCCTGAAAGGTCCTCCGCGGCTCCTTCCTGACCCGCTCTACGACAGCATCCAGGAGGGTCCCGTGGCCCCTCCACCCGACCATATATACGACGAGCCTGAGggcgtggctgccctctccctctATGACAGACCACGGGAGCGCCAGGGGGAGACATGGAGGGAGCAGGCCACTGCTGATGGGGGTCCCAACCCACTCCAGCAAGactcctctgtgcctggctggccaCAGGCAACGGAGTATGACAATGTCATACTTAAAAAAGGCCCAAA TTTTATATACAGCTTGCTGTTGACTGAGAAGTCCTTGTGTGACACACAACTGAACTATGCAGTGGCTTCAGGGCAG CTGCGTCTTCCGCACGCGCGTCAGTATTCACCGATGGAAAAGGAGAGGGTAACAACGCTACACTTCTTCGAGGCTTATGGCCAAgatgaaagaaacaaatga
- the Dok2 gene encoding docking protein 2 isoform X3, producing MVRMEEVAVKQGFLHLQQQQTFGKKWRRFTAVLYGESGCALARLELQDGPEKTRRGEATRKVVRLSDCLRVAEAGSEASSPRDTSAFILETKERLYLLAAPSAERSDWIQAICLLAFPGQRKEPAGLEEKNDRPCMEENELYSSSTTGVTRKEYAVTMRPTEASERCRLRGSYTLRAGVSALELWGGPEPGTQLYDWPYRFLRRFGRDKVTFSFEAGRRCVSGEGSFEFETRQGNEIFQALEEAIAAQKNAAPSGPPTLPATGPMMATVLPRPESPYSRPHDSLPSPSPGTPVPGMRPGGPEGEYAVPFDTVALSLGKSFRGILKGPPRLLPDPLYDSIQEGPVAPPPDHIYDEPEGVAALSLYDRPRERQGETWREQATADGGPNPLQQDSSVPGWPQATEYDNVILKKGPK from the exons ATGGTCAGGATGGAGGAGGTGGCGGTGAAGCAAGGCTTTCTGCATCTTCAGCAGCAGCAGACCTTCGGCAAG AAGTGGCGCCGGTTCACAGCCGTGTTATATGGAGAGTCTGGCTGCGCCCTAGCCAGACTGGAGCTCCAGGATGGCCCAGAGAAGACCCGGCGAGGAGAGGCCACTCGGAAGGTTGTCCGCCTCAGCGACTGCTTGAGGGTGGCCGAGGCAGGCAGTGAGGCCAGCAGTCCCCGGGACACCAGTGCCTTCATCCTGGAGACCAAGGAGCGCCTGTACCTGCTGGCAGCCCCCTCAGCAGAGCGCAGTGACTGGATACAGGCCATCTGCCTGTTGGCTTTCCCG gggcagaggaaggagccCGCAGGACTGGAGGAAAAGAATGACAGGCCCTGCATGGAGGAGAATGAGTTGTATAGCAGCTCAACTACAG GGGTGACCCGTAAGGAATATGCTGTGACCATGCGGCCCACAGAAGCCAGTGAGCGTTGCCGGCTCCGAGGCTCCTACACTCTCAGGGCCGGGGTGAGTGCCCTGGAGCTGTGGGGTGGCCCTGAGCCAGGCACACAGCTTTATGACTGGCCCTACAGGTTTCTTCGGCGCTTTGGGCGTGACAAG GTGACGTTTTCCTTCGAGGCTGGCCGACGCTGCGTCTCCGGAGAAGGCAGCTTTGAGTTTGAAACGAGACAAGGCAATGAGATCTTCCAAGCCCTAGAAGAGGCCATTGCTGCCCAGAAGAATGCCGCCCCTTCTGGGCCTCCAACCCTGCCAGCCACAGGGCCCATGATGGCCACCGTGCTGCCTCGGCCCGAAAGCCCCTACTCCCGGCCCCACGACTctctgccctccccttcccccggCACACCGGTGCCCGGCATGAGGCCAGGGGGCCCCGAGGGGGAATATGCCGTACCCTTTGATACAGTGGCTCTCTCCCTGGGGAAGAGCTTCAGGGGCATCCTGAAAGGTCCTCCGCGGCTCCTTCCTGACCCGCTCTACGACAGCATCCAGGAGGGTCCCGTGGCCCCTCCACCCGACCATATATACGACGAGCCTGAGggcgtggctgccctctccctctATGACAGACCACGGGAGCGCCAGGGGGAGACATGGAGGGAGCAGGCCACTGCTGATGGGGGTCCCAACCCACTCCAGCAAGactcctctgtgcctggctggccaCAGGCAACGGAGTATGACAATGTCATACTTAAAAAAGGCCCAAAGTAA
- the Dok2 gene encoding docking protein 2 isoform X1 codes for MVRMEEVAVKQGFLHLQQQQTFGKKWRRFTAVLYGESGCALARLELQDGPEKTRRGEATRKVVRLSDCLRVAEAGSEASSPRDTSAFILETKERLYLLAAPSAERSDWIQAICLLAFPGQRKEPAGLEEKNDRPCMEENELYSSSTTGVTRKEYAVTMRPTEASERCRLRGSYTLRAGVSALELWGGPEPGTQLYDWPYRFLRRFGRDKVTFSFEAGRRCVSGEGSFEFETRQGNEIFQALEEAIAAQKNAAPSGPPTLPATGPMMATVLPRPESPYSRPHDSLPSPSPGTPVPGMRPGGPEGEYAVPFDTVALSLGKSFRGILKGPPRLLPDPLYDSIQEGPVAPPPDHIYDEPEGVAALSLYDRPRERQGETWREQATADGGPNPLQQDSSVPGWPQATEYDNVILKKGPNFIYSLLLTEKSLCDTQLNYAVASGQLRLPHARQYSPMEKERVTTLHFFEAYGQDERNK; via the exons ATGGTCAGGATGGAGGAGGTGGCGGTGAAGCAAGGCTTTCTGCATCTTCAGCAGCAGCAGACCTTCGGCAAG AAGTGGCGCCGGTTCACAGCCGTGTTATATGGAGAGTCTGGCTGCGCCCTAGCCAGACTGGAGCTCCAGGATGGCCCAGAGAAGACCCGGCGAGGAGAGGCCACTCGGAAGGTTGTCCGCCTCAGCGACTGCTTGAGGGTGGCCGAGGCAGGCAGTGAGGCCAGCAGTCCCCGGGACACCAGTGCCTTCATCCTGGAGACCAAGGAGCGCCTGTACCTGCTGGCAGCCCCCTCAGCAGAGCGCAGTGACTGGATACAGGCCATCTGCCTGTTGGCTTTCCCG gggcagaggaaggagccCGCAGGACTGGAGGAAAAGAATGACAGGCCCTGCATGGAGGAGAATGAGTTGTATAGCAGCTCAACTACAG GGGTGACCCGTAAGGAATATGCTGTGACCATGCGGCCCACAGAAGCCAGTGAGCGTTGCCGGCTCCGAGGCTCCTACACTCTCAGGGCCGGGGTGAGTGCCCTGGAGCTGTGGGGTGGCCCTGAGCCAGGCACACAGCTTTATGACTGGCCCTACAGGTTTCTTCGGCGCTTTGGGCGTGACAAG GTGACGTTTTCCTTCGAGGCTGGCCGACGCTGCGTCTCCGGAGAAGGCAGCTTTGAGTTTGAAACGAGACAAGGCAATGAGATCTTCCAAGCCCTAGAAGAGGCCATTGCTGCCCAGAAGAATGCCGCCCCTTCTGGGCCTCCAACCCTGCCAGCCACAGGGCCCATGATGGCCACCGTGCTGCCTCGGCCCGAAAGCCCCTACTCCCGGCCCCACGACTctctgccctccccttcccccggCACACCGGTGCCCGGCATGAGGCCAGGGGGCCCCGAGGGGGAATATGCCGTACCCTTTGATACAGTGGCTCTCTCCCTGGGGAAGAGCTTCAGGGGCATCCTGAAAGGTCCTCCGCGGCTCCTTCCTGACCCGCTCTACGACAGCATCCAGGAGGGTCCCGTGGCCCCTCCACCCGACCATATATACGACGAGCCTGAGggcgtggctgccctctccctctATGACAGACCACGGGAGCGCCAGGGGGAGACATGGAGGGAGCAGGCCACTGCTGATGGGGGTCCCAACCCACTCCAGCAAGactcctctgtgcctggctggccaCAGGCAACGGAGTATGACAATGTCATACTTAAAAAAGGCCCAAA TTTTATATACAGCTTGCTGTTGACTGAGAAGTCCTTGTGTGACACACAACTGAACTATGCAGTGGCTTCAGGGCAG CTGCGTCTTCCGCACGCGCGTCAGTATTCACCGATGGAAAAGGAGAGGGTAACAACGCTACACTTCTTCGAGGCTTATGGCCAAgatgaaagaaacaaatga